A genomic segment from Clostridium pasteurianum BC1 encodes:
- the galU gene encoding UTP--glucose-1-phosphate uridylyltransferase GalU translates to MSKIRKAVIPAAGLGTRFLPATKAQPKEMLPIVDKPTIQYIIEEAVASGIEEILIITGRNKRSIEDHFDKSVELELELENHNKAELLKVVKDITNLANIHFIRQKEPKGLGHAIHCAKSFVGEEPFAVMLGDDVVDAEVPCLKQLINCYDEYKTSILGVQQVEKSQVSKYGIVKNLDIEKGVYKVKDLIEKPNVEEAPSNIAILGRYILMPDIFGVLGKTKPGKGDEIQLTDALKTLLEHQAIYAYEFKGRRYDVGDKFGYLQATVDMALKRDDLRGPFMEYLSNLSKNESWKYSSDENNDQVAATKVEIDKKVEVTK, encoded by the coding sequence ATGAGTAAAATAAGAAAAGCAGTTATACCTGCAGCAGGTCTTGGAACGAGGTTTTTACCAGCAACAAAAGCACAACCAAAGGAAATGCTTCCAATAGTGGATAAACCAACTATACAGTACATAATAGAAGAAGCAGTAGCATCTGGAATAGAAGAAATACTTATAATTACAGGAAGAAATAAAAGGTCTATAGAGGATCACTTTGATAAGTCTGTAGAATTAGAATTAGAACTTGAAAATCACAATAAGGCGGAATTACTAAAGGTAGTAAAAGACATAACTAATTTAGCTAATATACATTTTATAAGACAAAAGGAACCTAAGGGACTTGGACATGCTATTCATTGTGCAAAGAGTTTTGTAGGTGAAGAACCTTTTGCTGTAATGCTTGGTGATGACGTAGTGGATGCTGAAGTGCCATGCTTGAAGCAGCTTATAAATTGCTATGATGAATATAAAACATCAATTTTAGGAGTTCAACAGGTAGAAAAAAGTCAGGTATCTAAATATGGAATAGTGAAAAATTTAGATATAGAAAAGGGTGTGTATAAGGTTAAAGATTTAATTGAAAAGCCCAATGTGGAAGAAGCACCTTCTAACATAGCAATCCTTGGAAGATATATACTAATGCCTGATATATTTGGAGTACTGGGAAAAACTAAACCGGGAAAAGGTGACGAAATACAGTTAACAGATGCTTTAAAAACTTTACTGGAACACCAGGCTATTTATGCTTATGAATTTAAGGGAAGAAGATATGATGTAGGAGATAAGTTTGGATATTTACAAGCCACTGTAGATATGGCATTAAAAAGGGATGATTTAAGAGGTCCATTTATGGAGTATTTATCAAATTTATCTAAGAATGAAAGCTGGAAGTATTCATCTGATGAAAATAATGATCAAGTTGCAGCTACTAAAGTAGAAATTGATAAAAAAGTGGAAGTAACAAAATAA
- a CDS encoding YveK family protein, which produces MNEENNIDLSQFVYMLNKRKYIIIAITLAAAVIAGIFSYFVASPVYQSKVTVIVGKKNDTGNSTVQYNDVMMYQNLTKTYASIATSKLVQGKAAEKLGNGITGDKLSGSITVTPETGTQILDIIAQGGTPKEALDRVTAVSEAFVENSPSVYNAGEVNIMDKGELPKVPVKPNKKLNIAIAFFLGLMISVGISFLLEYMDSTLKTSEDVKRYLDLPVLGTIPVHDDM; this is translated from the coding sequence ATGAATGAAGAAAACAATATAGACTTAAGTCAATTTGTCTATATGCTAAATAAGAGAAAATACATAATAATTGCAATTACTTTAGCGGCAGCTGTTATAGCTGGAATATTCAGTTATTTTGTAGCGTCACCTGTATACCAATCTAAAGTAACTGTAATTGTTGGAAAGAAAAATGATACAGGAAATTCTACTGTTCAGTATAATGATGTAATGATGTATCAAAATCTAACAAAAACCTATGCATCTATTGCTACTTCAAAGTTAGTTCAGGGAAAGGCAGCAGAAAAGCTTGGCAACGGTATCACTGGGGATAAATTAAGCGGGTCAATTACAGTTACTCCCGAGACTGGTACTCAGATATTGGATATAATTGCTCAGGGTGGTACACCTAAGGAAGCTTTAGACAGAGTTACGGCTGTTTCAGAAGCCTTTGTGGAGAATTCACCTAGTGTATACAATGCAGGTGAAGTAAATATTATGGATAAGGGTGAACTTCCAAAGGTTCCTGTTAAACCTAATAAGAAGCTGAATATTGCCATTGCATTTTTCTTAGGACTTATGATTTCTGTGGGTATATCATTTTTACTAGAATATATGGACAGTACATTAAAGACATCAGAAGATGTTAAAAGATATCTTGATTTACCAGTGCTGGGAACTATTCCTGTGCATGACGATATGTAA
- a CDS encoding aldose epimerase, whose protein sequence is MKGNFKMFEVKEYEDKYKIYELIDTESNSYIKVCPERGGIIIGFGINDTEMLYLDKETFYDLNSNIRGGIPILFPLCGQLPDGKYELNGLEYSMKNHGLARINNWEVVDKSTGDNASITIKFESDNNTKKSYPFDFEFILKYSLKGGKLTISHEFKNKSDSTMPMSIGYHPYFDVKDKTNVYYDTNATELLDSNDMKIKLYSRENIDISESVESKLLLDHIGNSFSFNLKDLNRKFTFTYDHYFKYMVVWSVIGKDFICVEPWSAQNSSLYTKKDLININPNEKLTMNLSLEIEI, encoded by the coding sequence ATGAAAGGAAATTTTAAAATGTTTGAAGTAAAGGAATATGAAGATAAGTATAAAATATATGAATTAATTGACACTGAAAGTAATTCATATATAAAAGTATGTCCCGAAAGAGGTGGCATAATAATAGGCTTTGGTATAAATGATACTGAAATGCTGTACCTGGATAAGGAAACCTTTTATGACTTGAATTCAAATATAAGAGGAGGAATCCCTATTTTATTTCCACTTTGCGGACAATTACCTGATGGTAAATATGAGCTGAATGGTTTGGAATATTCAATGAAAAATCATGGACTTGCCAGAATAAATAACTGGGAAGTTGTAGATAAATCAACAGGGGATAATGCTTCTATAACAATAAAATTTGAAAGTGATAATAATACTAAAAAATCTTACCCTTTTGATTTTGAATTTATATTAAAATATTCATTAAAGGGTGGTAAGCTAACTATTTCACATGAATTTAAAAATAAATCAGATAGTACTATGCCTATGTCAATAGGTTATCATCCATACTTTGATGTAAAAGATAAAACTAATGTTTATTATGATACAAATGCTACTGAATTATTAGATAGTAATGATATGAAAATTAAACTTTATTCCCGTGAAAATATTGATATATCAGAAAGTGTGGAATCCAAGCTGTTATTGGATCATATAGGGAACTCTTTTTCATTTAATTTAAAAGACCTCAATAGAAAGTTTACTTTTACCTATGATCATTATTTTAAATATATGGTTGTATGGTCAGTCATTGGAAAAGATTTTATATGTGTAGAACCATGGTCTGCCCAAAATAGTTCTCTCTATACTAAAAAGGATTTGATAAATATTAATCCGAATGAAAAACTGACGATGAATCTTTCTTTAGAGATTGAGATATAA
- a CDS encoding phospho-sugar mutase: protein MTFKENYDHWLKSEYIDESTKEELKGIEDEKEIEDRFYRDLEFGTGGLRGVIAAGSNRMNVYTIGKATQGLADYLNKNYRGEISVSIAYDSRNMSKEFSERAAAVLCANGIMVNLFESLRPTPMLSYTVRHLKSKAGIVVTASHNPKQYNGYKVYNEDGGQVTDKAAKEILDCINAISEFKNVKTMDLEKAKESKLLNIIGEEVDKTYIDKVKALTIREELVKSNAKDVKIIYTPIHGSGNVPVRRVLSELGYDNVFVVKEQELPDGNFPTASYPNPEQPSVFELALNLAKEVNPDVIFGTDPDCDRIGVVVKDKQGEYRVLTGNQTGVLLTHYIVSSLKELNKLPRNGAVIKTIVTSEMARKITEDFNIELIDVLTGFKYIGEKIKEFEKTGSNTYLFGFEESYGYLAGTFVRDKDAVIGATLICEMVLYYKNKGLSLYDALMDLYNKYGFYKESLVSLELKGKEGQEKIQRALENLRHSMAPIVDGVKIVKSFDYKLSIEKDILENSEIEIKLPKSNVLKFILEDGSWFVVRPSGTEPKMKVYMAVVGSDLDHADKKMENFNKAVMEIINKACNS, encoded by the coding sequence ATGACATTTAAAGAAAATTATGACCATTGGTTAAAATCAGAGTATATTGATGAAAGCACAAAGGAAGAGCTAAAGGGTATAGAGGATGAAAAGGAAATAGAAGATAGATTTTATAGGGATCTAGAATTTGGTACAGGTGGCCTTAGAGGAGTTATAGCTGCAGGAAGCAATAGAATGAATGTATACACTATAGGTAAGGCTACTCAGGGACTAGCTGATTATTTAAATAAAAATTATAGGGGAGAAATTTCTGTTAGTATAGCTTATGATTCAAGGAATATGTCCAAAGAGTTTTCTGAAAGAGCAGCAGCAGTTTTGTGTGCTAATGGAATTATGGTAAATCTATTTGAGTCTTTAAGACCAACACCAATGCTTTCTTATACTGTTAGACATTTAAAAAGCAAAGCAGGGATAGTTGTAACGGCTTCACATAATCCTAAACAGTATAATGGTTACAAAGTTTATAACGAAGACGGGGGTCAGGTAACGGATAAGGCAGCTAAGGAAATACTGGATTGTATTAATGCAATAAGCGAATTTAAAAATGTAAAGACTATGGATTTAGAAAAGGCTAAAGAGTCTAAGCTTTTAAATATAATTGGTGAAGAAGTAGATAAAACATATATTGATAAGGTTAAAGCTCTTACAATAAGAGAAGAATTAGTAAAGAGCAATGCTAAGGATGTAAAAATAATATATACTCCTATTCATGGATCGGGAAATGTACCTGTGAGAAGAGTACTTAGTGAACTTGGATATGATAATGTATTTGTAGTAAAGGAACAGGAATTGCCAGATGGAAATTTTCCAACTGCATCCTATCCAAATCCAGAGCAGCCATCAGTATTTGAACTAGCATTAAATTTAGCTAAAGAAGTAAATCCTGATGTAATTTTTGGTACAGACCCTGATTGTGATAGAATCGGTGTAGTTGTAAAAGATAAGCAGGGAGAATATAGAGTATTGACTGGTAACCAAACAGGTGTACTTTTAACACATTATATTGTTTCATCTTTAAAGGAACTGAATAAATTGCCTAGAAATGGAGCAGTTATAAAAACCATAGTTACTTCTGAAATGGCAAGAAAAATAACTGAGGATTTTAATATTGAGCTTATAGATGTGCTTACTGGTTTTAAATATATAGGTGAGAAGATAAAGGAATTTGAAAAGACCGGATCAAATACATACTTATTTGGATTTGAAGAGAGCTATGGATATCTTGCTGGAACTTTTGTTAGAGATAAAGATGCAGTAATAGGAGCTACTCTAATATGTGAAATGGTATTATATTATAAGAATAAAGGATTAAGTTTGTATGACGCATTAATGGATCTTTATAATAAATATGGTTTTTATAAAGAAAGTTTAGTGTCTTTGGAACTTAAAGGTAAAGAGGGCCAGGAAAAAATTCAAAGAGCTTTAGAAAATTTAAGACATTCTATGGCACCTATTGTAGATGGAGTAAAGATAGTAAAGAGCTTTGACTATAAATTAAGTATAGAAAAGGATATACTAGAAAACTCAGAAATTGAAATAAAACTTCCAAAGTCCAATGTACTTAAATTCATATTAGAAGATGGTTCCTGGTTTGTTGTAAGACCATCAGGAACGGAACCAAAGATGAAGGTATATATGGCTGTAGTTGGCAGTGATCTTGACCATGCGGATAAAAAAATGGAGAACTTTAATAAAGCTGTTATGGAAATAATAAATAAAGCATGTAACAGCTAA
- a CDS encoding CpsD/CapB family tyrosine-protein kinase produces the protein MLIVKDNPKSPISEAYRTLRTNIQFSSFDNNLDTILVTSSGPSEGKSVTASNLAVAMSEIGKKVLIIDCDLRKPSIHKKFNVSNNKGLSNLLIGQSEFDEVVQKYTENLYVLTSGTVPPNPSEMLESNKMKSFLEEAESKFDFVLIDTPPVIAVADAQILSTMVKGVLLVIASGEAEIAGVKKAKELLDQVKANIIGVVLNKENINSGKKYGYYHYYYGRDKSKKKEELKNSNIGEAIS, from the coding sequence ATGTTAATAGTTAAGGATAATCCTAAGTCACCTATATCAGAGGCATATAGAACACTTAGGACTAATATACAGTTTTCAAGTTTTGATAATAATTTAGATACGATTTTGGTTACCAGTTCAGGTCCTTCTGAGGGAAAGTCGGTTACAGCCTCTAATTTAGCTGTAGCTATGTCTGAAATAGGGAAAAAAGTACTCATAATAGACTGTGATTTGAGAAAGCCTTCAATTCATAAAAAATTTAATGTTTCTAATAACAAAGGACTTTCAAATTTATTAATTGGGCAGTCTGAGTTTGATGAAGTAGTTCAAAAATATACTGAAAACCTGTATGTTTTAACTTCCGGTACTGTACCACCAAATCCTTCAGAAATGCTTGAATCAAATAAGATGAAATCATTTTTGGAGGAAGCAGAGAGTAAATTTGATTTTGTATTAATTGATACACCGCCGGTTATAGCAGTAGCAGATGCTCAGATTCTTTCAACTATGGTTAAAGGGGTACTCCTGGTAATTGCCTCTGGAGAGGCAGAAATAGCAGGGGTTAAGAAAGCTAAGGAATTATTGGATCAGGTTAAAGCTAATATTATAGGAGTTGTGTTAAATAAAGAAAATATTAATAGTGGCAAGAAATATGGCTATTATCACTATTATTATGGACGAGATAAGAGTAAAAAGAAGGAGGAGTTAAAAAATAGCAATATAGGGGAGGCTATATCATGA